CGCTACCCCTAACATCTGAGGAGAGATATCAACCCCAACCACCCTGGCGCAGCGCTTAAGCAGGCCAGGTACAATCGCACCGGTCCCCGTACAGAGGTCCATGTAAACACCGCGAGGATTATGGGGAAGGCCCCCGACTAGTTTTTTCTCCCACAAACGGTGCAACCCCAGGCTCAACACCCAATTAAGGAGATCGTAGGTTGGAGCTATCTTATCGAACATTTGCCGAACCTCTTGTGTGTTGTTCGGCAGAGTCTGGTTAGTAGTATCCTGGATTGAGTTCATAGGATGTAATAGGTATAGCATAAATGAAGCCACTTTGTAACTATTCACTATCTATGTCATCTACTACCCGTGGCTTTATTGAATCAACCCTTTATGCACTAATTAGGCTCTCGCCTGCCCTGGCGGCACTCCTAGTTATCGAGCTTCCGAGCGACTCTAGCCAGGCGACCCTTATAATCGGCAGGCTCCTAATCCTCTTCATTATCCTTGTGACGTGGAATATGACTGAGGGCACCCTGATGCTCTGGCTCAAGGCCAAGCAAGCTGGCAAAGCTCAGGCGCGTGGGTACGCAATAGTAGCTGCGATCTTTGGAGTATGCGTGCTCCTCCTCTTTCAATTCTTTAGGATAAGAGCCTCTCAGGAGCTATTTATACTGCTACTCGCTGCCCTATCGCTGCGCGGCATGTCACGCGCCGGATGGGAGCAGGGGCGTCCTCAGGTAGCCATACTTACTACCTTTGTGGGGCATACATTCACGGCGCTGCTCTCGCTACTATGCTGCTTCTCAGAGCTTAGCTGGCCGATGGCTACCTTTGCTCTCGCCATCGGTGCCGCGGTTAGCGCGGTAGAAATGACCTGGAACACCGTCAAGCTTACAGGCCCTGGAGCTGTGCGGTGGGTCCCTGCCCTCTTTCGGGTCTCCCTCGTACTGGGCCCCCTACTGGTAGCAACCATGGCACTGTTAGGACAACTTTCCCCGCATTACGTACTTGTCTACGCTACCCTCTTCCTGGTGATCCCTATCCTAAGGGGGTTAGCAAAAAAGGGCGCAGGGATCCCCCACTCGCTACGCGGAGTTGCTGGAGTTTACCTACTCTTTGTGGCTATCATGATTGGGTGCCGTTTATACATATCGAATAGCAATTGAGCTTCGTAGGTGGTGCATCATAATGATCTCGTTTCAGTCGATCGAAATAAAGGTTAATGCTCAGGAGCGCCTTACTCAGGAGGAGGGCGAGTTTCTGT
The nucleotide sequence above comes from Pseudomonadota bacterium. Encoded proteins:
- a CDS encoding class I SAM-dependent methyltransferase, giving the protein MNSIQDTTNQTLPNNTQEVRQMFDKIAPTYDLLNWVLSLGLHRLWEKKLVGGLPHNPRGVYMDLCTGTGAIVPGLLKRCARVVGVDISPQMLGVA